A genomic segment from Corylus avellana chromosome ca5, CavTom2PMs-1.0 encodes:
- the LOC132180731 gene encoding receptor-like protein kinase FERONIA — protein MRNLSMLTRIFLFCLLSHHIYVVSTSTPRYTDADNIAINCGTRDNSTAMDKRQWIGDIHSKFTPIEEGDPKSNASTPQIQDSSVNTVPYMTARLSYSQFMYEFRVTPGPKFVRFYFYPVSYSGFEGSQDFFTVKANSFTLLSNFSASINIHADSLKEDKTLSKEFCINVEKDQILNLTLIPSPSTSSKFYAFINGIEIVSMPKKLYYDPEGPGVPYVGQNYHFSINYEMALEKFFRLNVGGGFISAVDDTGMFREWSQQDDDYWLGDGVIPRVPSFTPIYTRISDYTAPDDIYRSAVSMGPNTTKNLRSNLTLKLPVDPGFNYLVRLHFCEMVFPITKPSQRVFQIVIDNMIAEEWADVIMWTQRNETPLYKDYVVQIQNKPNLFIALRPRLSAYGIADAILNGVEVFKLSDYDKNLAGPNYPESVPSPLLAQQPASASTASESKTKKTIIVAMGSGAGFLVVLCCMLLWKLKKTKRCASYYPLSKCRC, from the coding sequence ATGAGAAACCTCTCCATGCTCACCCGTATCTTCTTATTCTGCCTTCTTTCTCATCATATCTATGTAGTCTCTACTTCCACACCTCGTTACACCGATGCTGATAATATTGCCATCAACTGTGGCACTCGTGACAACTCAACGGCTATGGATAAGCGCCAGTGGATCGGAGACATACACTCCAAATTCACTCCCATTGAAGAAGGTGATCCCAAATCTAATGCCTCTACACCCCAAATCCAAGACAGCTCGGTAAACACTGTCCCCTACATGACTGCGCGTTTATCTTATTCACAATTCATGTACGAATTTCGTGTAACCCCTGGCCCCAAATTCGTTCGGTTCTACTTTTACCCGGTTTCTTACTCGGGTTTTGAAGGGTCTCAGGACTTCTTCACTGTCAAAGCCAATTCCTTCACCTTACTAAGCAACTTCAGTGCTTCCATCAATATCCATGCTGATTCCTTGAAAGAAGATAAAACTCTTTCTAAGGAGTTCTGCATCAACGTGGAAAAAGATCAAATATTGAATTTAACACTCATCCCATCTCCATCAACTTCTAGTAAGTTCTATGCCTTTATTAATGGAATTGAGATTGTCTCCATGCCAAAAAAACTCTACTATGACCCAGAAGGTCCAGGAGTCCCTTACGTTGGCCAAAATTATCACTTCTCCATAAACTACGAGATGGCACTCGAGAAGTTTTTTCGATTAAACGTGGGCGGGGGCTTCATATCGGCGGTGGATGACACTGGGATGTTTAGAGAATGGTCCCAGCAGGACGATGATTATTGGTTGGGTGATGGCGTAATCCCTCGTGTGCCATCTTTCACACCCATATACACACGTATATCAGATTACACTGCACCAGATGATATTTATCGGAGTGCTGTGTCAATGGGTCCAAACACAACCAAGAACTTGCGTTCTAATTTGACGTTGAAATTACCCGTTGATCCAGGATTCAATTATCTGGTGAGGCTCCATTTTTGCGAAATGGTGTTCCCAATAACGAAACCCAGCCAAAGGGTATTCCAAATTGTTATAGACAATATGATAGCCGAGGAATGGGCTGATGTAATTATGTGGACCCAAAGGAATGAGACGCCTCTGTACAAGGACTATGTAGTACAGATCCAAAACAAGCCTAATCTCTTCATTGCTCTACGCCCTAGATTATCTGCCTACGGCATCGCCGATGCCATTTTAAACGGCGTGGAAGTGTTCAAATTGAGCGACTATGACAAAAACCTTGCAGGTCCCAATTACCCTGAAAGTGTGCCCTCTCCACTGCTGGCTCAACAGCCTGCTTCTGCTTCAACAGCCAGCGAATCCAAgacaaagaaaacaataatCGTTGCCATGGGAAGTGGTGCAGGCTTCTTGGTTGTGCTTTGTTGCATGCTTCTCTGGAAACTGAAGAAGACCAAGCGCTGCGCTTCTTACTATCCACTATCAAAGTGCAGGTGCTAG